A window of Salvelinus sp. IW2-2015 unplaced genomic scaffold, ASM291031v2 Un_scaffold640, whole genome shotgun sequence genomic DNA:
GTGCTTTTGCCTCTTGCCACTCAAAATGACTCCAAAGGATTTGCATTTGTTAAAAGTCCATTTtgatacagaaacactaaacGATGATTTAGATTTAATAAGAACCagttgattgacaaagtcatgaaAAATTTGAAGAATTTAATAAACCACATTTTGGCTATGATAAAAGATATGCCTCTGGGGTCAAAATTATCCATGTCAGAAGTGTGGTTCAATGCAAATATGTAGTGGTGTGTAAAGTTTGTTTTAAATTCTCACTCATTAAAAACGAATCAATCAACACATGCTTCTCTTTGAACgacttaatataatattaacCTTTTATGAAATYAATGAAAAATAAACTTTTGGTTCCTCAACTGCGttgcccactccagtcagcagatggcgatgtGCGTCTTTTAGGTTCAGGCGATGCTGCTAGTTTGACGtctaatctagtggacgggacgctCCTTCAACAACAACAGCTAGTCAGACACCTCCGTAGCTTTCGAGCAAACATAGCTACAACATTCAGGCTTTTTACAATGTTTTGGTGTATATTAGTCGCTGTGTATTAAACACACTTCTGTCGTATGTACTTGTTGGcccatttaattatatatttacgtTGTTTGTCAGCTAGCTGGTTTGCTAAGTTAGCTTAGAACTAGGCTAGtcactaatgctagctagctaacatccccgaccatgagtTCACTTAGTTACTCTCRTCCTGCTCAAGAAGAggcggtctgctggacggagaaagaagcactccccaaagaggaggaggaagagaaagatgttacaatacaaaaacaagtagagggtgaggctgttacagtgaaagaagaagagaaagacgtttcagtgaaagaagaggaagacgcgttcagagtgaaagagaaggaggatgttacagtaaaagaagaggtggcagagaaagaggaggatgcagtttttggagtgaaagaggagaagggggagattaCTGTCACAATGGATGAGGAAGGGGAGGTTGGAGATCTGTTTAACACCAGTAAGTACCGTCTCTGCAGTCGTTGAACCAATGTGCAGTAAAGGAGTTCTACACTTTCACGTTGTTCTGTAGGAATGGCTGAAGCTACACTGTAAGGTGTAGAACATCAAGAGTGGACCATCAACAAAACGTTAACAATTGATCAAATGCATCCAYTGACAATGCCTGAAATACTGTAGTCCTCAATATCTCCTATTAGATTAGCCCAATATGtagtcttaaaggggcaatcagcagttgttacatccattttgggacttatacattaatgatatgtacccattgtttctTTAAGAAATCACTTAAAGTGactcatagataataaacagagtagcagcagcgtaaaagaggggtcttctacactacccacaatgcactatttctcaacgtcATAATGGAGGATCTACTCTGTTCAACCGAGTTTGTATGTTAGCTTGGTAGCTAGCGAAAGCGTGCAAACGTTAGCCACACCTCATGCTTTTCATgcactgtgtggttgtgtgtgtttattgggaACGCGTTAGCACGGTAGGTTCTGGTGCCTTCTTCCCGTGGGCTCAAAATGAAAGAGAAAGTCATACCCGCATGCTCCTTTTATTCTGTGTTTATATCGAGTAAGAAAAAgtgtatattttgggttctgatggggtacgacagtttaaCATTTATAGGCAtttataactctacctacatgtacatgttaccRcaattacctcgattaaccagtgcccccgcacattgactctgtaccggtactccctgtatatagccttgctattgttattttactgctgctgtttaattatgttacttttattttgtattttttacttaacactcaTTTTTCTTGACttctttgttggttaagggcttgtaactaagtCTGTAGCCTtgagcaccgagatgcagtgtcttagatatATAATATTCagccaatgtttttttttcatgccGTTATATTAAAGGCAAAACATACGTAGATTCAATTKCATTCATGAATTGGTTTGAAACTTTTGTTTTTGAACCTTCTCAAAGTTGGTTCCTTGACGGATTTGTAAAAAATGGTTTGTCAAAAAACActtaattatttaaatgtaacctttatttaactaggcaagtcagttaacaacaaattcttatagACAATGACtgcctaacccggatgacactgggccaattgtgcgccgccctatgggactcccaatcacggccggttgtgatagcttggttcgaatccaggctgtttctgtagtgatgcctcgagcactgagatgcagtgtcttagaccgctgcgccactcaggagccccaaaaTCATGTTCTTGTGCTGTCCCCAACTAAAATAAATCTTGGTCAACCGTTCTTTCTACCAATCGCCCCATGTGTTTttataaaatcaactatatgtacataacttgtctgatgctttaagctcactgtttgattaaataattacagATAGACAAATTACTAGAGGGAGCCAGTCATCCATATAACCTAACCAGAAgaagaaaattatacaaatctaaaataaaattgtattgccattgccaactatgtaaaaataacctacataaagccaacaaataaaaacattgcaggtagaaaatatcaggataaaaaataaatattctataaatcacattggctgcaCGAACTTGAAACATTCTATCAACTGGGTCAGCTGAAACCCGCGATAGCAAGCTTGcgacattgtataaaatattc
This region includes:
- the LOC139023968 gene encoding zinc finger and SCAN domain-containing protein 9-like encodes the protein MSSLSYSXPAQEEAVCWTEKEALPKEEEEEKDVTIQKQVEGEAVTVKEEEKDVSVKEEEDAFRVKEKEDVTVKEEVAEKEEDAVFGVKEEKGEITVTMDEEGEVGDLFNTRERRDYCGSSGEPHNLNDADEAEKSLSTLEHLKKHQQRSKGKRTHCCSDCGKRFTLIRHYNSIRESTQERNLLAVLKCGKSFTQSTSLKSHQRITQERNL